The genomic segment TGGGCAGCACCGCCACCTTGGCTGCCGGCTGCGGCTTGGCCTGCGGCCGCTTCATCGGCTTGGGCTGCGCCACGGGCTTCGGCTGCGTCGCACGCGGCGTCGGCTGCGGCGCCGAGACGCTGGCGATCACCGACCCGGACGGCTCGACCGTGGGCGCCTGGCGGACCGGCGCCGGCGGCGTGGTCACGATCGGCAGGTCGGCCTTGGTGTTTTCAATGATCAGCGGCTTGGGCGCCGGCTCGGTCCGCTGCGGCGCCGAGGCCAACGCTTGCGGCTTGGCGGCGGGCGCCGACTCGGGCTGGTCGCCCGGCAGGTCCGTGATGAACAGCGGCTCGTCGTCAGCGGCGTCGTCCGACGAGACAAACACCATCGGCTCGCTTGATTCGGCTTGCTGGTCGCTCACCATCACCACGCCGTCGCTCGGCTTGGACAGGTCGCGTGGGTTCTGCTGCGGCGGCAGGGCGGTCGGCATGCCAACCGGTCCCATCGCGGGGCCGCGGTTCATGGCTGGCAGCGGCGACCCGCTGAGCTGCGGCAGCGAGGCCGGTCCGGCGCTGCTGCTGCTGCGCTGCTGACGCGGCTGCGGCGTCGCACTGGCGACCATCGCCGACTCGGCGCTGTCGCGGTTGGACCGCGCGGTCGGCTTACGTGTGTTGCTACGCGAGGCGACCTGGCGTGAGGGCTGGCTCGGTTGCGAGGGGCCGGAGTCGTCCGACCCGAAGGCCAGGTCGAACAGCCCGCGGCGCTGGTCGCCCTGGCGGATCGCGACGCCGCCGCTGGCGGAACGGCCGCGGCTGGCGGTGTTGCTGCGAGGGGCGGGCGCCGCGCCGAAGGCGGCCGGCTGGACGGCCCGCGTGGCCTGTTGCTGCGGCTGGGCCTCGTCACGCGAGAACAGGCCCTTGATGCCCGCGCCCAGCTTGCTGAGCGGGCTGGCGTTGGTCTGCTGACCCGACTGGGCGTCCGCCTGCTGGTTGAACGCCTGCGCCGCCTGCTGACGCGACATGCTGTTGGGCATGGGCACGCCGGCGGGGATGCGCGTCGACGAGACCGACCGGCCCACGCGGCGGGCGCTGGGCTGCGACTTCGGCTGGGGCACGGGGTACTTCGCGCCCTCGGAGCTGTAGTCGTCGAAGAACACGACTTCCTGCGCCGCGGCCGGCGTCGGGATCAAGGCCGCGGTGCACGCGGCGCTGAGGGCGAATCGGATGAGAAGGGTTGATCGCATGTTTGCTCTCTCCAGACGAGGGGAAACTCGCCATGCTTAAGGGCGTTGTCACACGGAGAACGATCGCCGTGGATCCCCGCTGTGGGAGGTATCGGCCGCCCGGCGTCTCGGCCTAACCGAAACTGCCGGAGTTTTCGCTAAAACCGGCAGGGCTTCTCCAGCTTGCCGCCGCGGCGGGTCTGCTAGCACCAATCCGCCTTGGTGGGTCTCCGGCCCGGCACTATCATGCCGGCCCCCGCGGCGGACTCGCCGCGCGACGCTAGCACCACACGGGACCTCCTCAGGGTGAGCACACCCCAGCGACTGCTAATTGTCCGGCTGACCGCCATCGGCGACGTTATCCACGGCGTCCCCGCGCTCTGCGCGATCCGTCGAGCGCACCCCGATGCGCACATCAGCTGGGTAGTGGAGGGCGCCGGCGCGCAGCTGCTGGACGGCCACCCCGCGCTGGATGAGGTGATCCGCGCGCCGCGGCGGTGGTACCGCAGCTGGCGCCAGATCCGCGAGCTGCGGGCAACCCTCCGCGAGAGAAGTTTTGACACGGCCGTCGACCTGCAGTGCCTGACCAAGAGCGCGCTGGCCGCCTACCTGAGCGGCGCGCGGCGTCGGCTGGGTGTGGCGGGGCGGCACGGTCGCGAGCTGAGCCGCGTGCTCAACAACGAGCGGACGCTCGTCCGCGCCAACCACGTGATCGACCAGTACCTGGGCGTGCTGGCGCCGCTGGGAATCGACACCCCGCGGGTCGAGTTCCGCCTGCCGGAGACCGACGCCGACGCCGCCTTCGCCGATGGCCTGCTGAGCGACTACGCGCTGCAACGCCGCGGCTTTGTCATTATGAACCCGGGCGCCGGCTGGACGTCCAAGCGCTGGCCGCCGGAGCGGTACGGAGAACTCGCCGCGCGGCTGCTCCGCTCGCACGGCGTGCCGACGCTGGTCGCCTGGGCTGGCGAGGAGGAGCGGACCCTGGCCGAGACCATCCTCCGCAGCAGCGACGCCGCCGCGCGGTTGGCGCCGGACACCTCGCTCACCCAGCTCGCCGCGCTCGAACGCCGAGCGGCGCTGTTTGTCGGCTCGGATACCGGGCCGATGCATCTAGCGGTGGCGGTTGGCACGCCGGCCATCAGCCTCCACGGGCCGAGCGTCGCCTCGTGGTGCGGCGCGTACGGCGAGAACAACCGACGGGTCCAGGTCGAGCTCGACGAGTCGCCCGGCCGCAAGCAGCCCGGCGCCGACGACTACGCGATGCGGGCCATCGGCGTCGACCTAGTTGCCGAGCACTGCGACGAGATGTTGCCCGGCATCCTGGCGGCGCGGGGGGAGGCCGCATGAGGGTACTGCTGATCCGGCTCAGTTCACTGGGCGACGTGCTGTTCGCTACGCCGGCTATCTCCGCGCTTGCCGAACGCTACCCCGGCGTGCGGATCGACTTCGCGACCTACAAGCGGTTTGGCGGAGCGCTGGCGCACCACCCGCTGGTGGACCGCCTGCTGCTGCTGCCGAAGAAGCAGCTCAGCGTCGCCGCCAAGCGGGGCGCCGTCGCCGAGGCTAGTCGGACGTTGTCGGCGTTCATCAGCGAGCTACGCGCCGAGCGCTACGACCTGATCGTCGACCTGCACAACGTGACCGACAGCGCGCTTGTCGCGCGGGGGGCGCGGGGCGAGCGGCGGGTAGGCAACAGCCGCCAGCCGCTCAGCCGGTTGTTCAGCGATCGTTTTGACTTCGACGACCGCAATGAAACGGGCCGCGAGCACTCCGCGTTCTCGAACTTGCGGTATCTGGTCGAGGCCGGGTGGCTGGGCAAAGAGCTGCTCCAGACCGAGCCACGCCTAGCGTTCCACACGCCGGAGTCTGCTAAGCAGAACGTCGACCGGTTCCTCTACGACCACCAGCTGCAGGGCAGGGAACTGATCGGGCTGAACCCGGGCGGGTCGTACGAGTACAAGCGGTGGCCCGCCAGCCGATTCGCCGAGGTTGGCGCAAGGTTGCAGGCGCAGACCGGCATGCCACTGCTGTTGTTCGGCGGGCCGTCGGAGCAGGAGGCCGTGCAGCGGGTCGCCAGCGGGATCCCGGGCCCGGTGATCGATACTTCGCCGCTGCCCTTCTTCGAGGCGTTCGAGCTGATCAGCCGGTTGCGGTTGTTCGTCACCAACGACTCGGCGCCGCTGCACGTGGCCTGCGCGGCCGGCACGCCGACGGTCGGGCTGTACGGGCCGGCCAACTTCGACAAGTTCTATCCGCTCTCGCCCTCCGCCCGGGCGGTGAAGGTGGACGTGCCCTGCCGGCCCTGCCAGCCGAAGCAGGGCCGGGCCTGCGCCCACCGTGACTGCTTCCTCCAGCTGACGACCGCCCGCGTTGTGGCGGCCTGCGAGGACCTGCTAGGCGGCGGCGTCCAGCGGCGCGCGTCCTAGCCGCGGGCGACGCTTCCTGCCGCGGTGGGCTTTCTCTGGCTATGATGGTGGGTTCACTACCAGACCCCGCCGTCCCCCATAGCCCTCTATGCCCCAGCCCGCCAAGACTGTCCGCGTCAACCTTGCCGACCGCGGCTACGACATCCACATCGGCCAGGGCCTGCTGGCCGACGCCGGCGCGTTCATCGCCCAGCGCAACAACACGTCGCACGTGGTGGTGATCACCGACGACAACGTCGACGGCCTGCACGCCGACCGCGTCGCGGACCAGCTCGTCGAGGCCGGGCTGGAGGTCAACGTGATGGTCATCGACGCCGGCGAGCGGAGCAAGGACGTCGAGGTCGCGGCCGAGCTGTGGGAGACCATGCTCGCCGAAGGGACCGACCGCAAGTCAGCCGTGCTGGCGGTCGGCGGCGGCGTCGTCGGCGACTTGGCCGGCTGGGTCGCGGCCAGCTACGCCCGTGGCCTGGCGTTCTTCCAGGCGCCCACCACGCTGCTCGCGCAGGTCGACAGCTCGGTCGGGGGCAAGGTGGGCGTGAACCTGCCGGGCGCAAAGAACATGGTGGGCGCGTTCTGGCAGCCTCACGGCGTGCTGATCGACGTCGACGTGCTGTCCACGCTTTCGGACCGCGACTACCGAGCTGGCTTGGCGGAGGTGATCAAGTACGGCGTGATCATGGACGCCGACTTCTTTGCGCAGCTCGAGCAGCAGGCCGACGCCATCAATGCGCGTGACCCCCAGACGCTCATCGGCGTGATCGCGCACAGCTGCCGCCTGAAGGCGGA from the Posidoniimonas corsicana genome contains:
- a CDS encoding glycosyltransferase family 9 protein, giving the protein MSTPQRLLIVRLTAIGDVIHGVPALCAIRRAHPDAHISWVVEGAGAQLLDGHPALDEVIRAPRRWYRSWRQIRELRATLRERSFDTAVDLQCLTKSALAAYLSGARRRLGVAGRHGRELSRVLNNERTLVRANHVIDQYLGVLAPLGIDTPRVEFRLPETDADAAFADGLLSDYALQRRGFVIMNPGAGWTSKRWPPERYGELAARLLRSHGVPTLVAWAGEEERTLAETILRSSDAAARLAPDTSLTQLAALERRAALFVGSDTGPMHLAVAVGTPAISLHGPSVASWCGAYGENNRRVQVELDESPGRKQPGADDYAMRAIGVDLVAEHCDEMLPGILAARGEAA
- a CDS encoding tetratricopeptide repeat protein, translating into MRSTLLIRFALSAACTAALIPTPAAAQEVVFFDDYSSEGAKYPVPQPKSQPSARRVGRSVSSTRIPAGVPMPNSMSRQQAAQAFNQQADAQSGQQTNASPLSKLGAGIKGLFSRDEAQPQQQATRAVQPAAFGAAPAPRSNTASRGRSASGGVAIRQGDQRRGLFDLAFGSDDSGPSQPSQPSRQVASRSNTRKPTARSNRDSAESAMVASATPQPRQQRSSSSAGPASLPQLSGSPLPAMNRGPAMGPVGMPTALPPQQNPRDLSKPSDGVVMVSDQQAESSEPMVFVSSDDAADDEPLFITDLPGDQPESAPAAKPQALASAPQRTEPAPKPLIIENTKADLPIVTTPPAPVRQAPTVEPSGSVIASVSAPQPTPRATQPKPVAQPKPMKRPQAKPQPAAKVAVLPNPVKVAEEEQAKQCSERAAALLAEAHYLARDAQSEEEFTRVVQQCRHVLAIDESEVAVQYSNELASWALNKRGELKADLGMMKEAMVDFNDAVTKDAGQWRAVHNRGVLMAQSGDFSQAFDAFNKTIELNPKFAKAHSNRASLYVQAGEFETALSDYKRAISLDPDLIIAHKGRGRVCHVLGRLEEALQHFEAAALLSPEDAGIATCRADLLVDMGRYAQAAAGYVRAIDLDPQDPIAHRNLAWLQATCPDRSYQDGQRAVANASRAIELSGAEDDICLDTLAAAQAAAGDFPSAIETIKEAISLAPSSDQSEYAERLKLYEEEKPFRTTPAGVRQASYSDTNGAGLK
- the aroB gene encoding 3-dehydroquinate synthase; the encoded protein is MPQPAKTVRVNLADRGYDIHIGQGLLADAGAFIAQRNNTSHVVVITDDNVDGLHADRVADQLVEAGLEVNVMVIDAGERSKDVEVAAELWETMLAEGTDRKSAVLAVGGGVVGDLAGWVAASYARGLAFFQAPTTLLAQVDSSVGGKVGVNLPGAKNMVGAFWQPHGVLIDVDVLSTLSDRDYRAGLAEVIKYGVIMDADFFAQLEQQADAINARDPQTLIGVIAHSCRLKADVVEADEREESGRRAILNYGHTFGHALEAATGYESLLHGEGVAIGMVCASRLAESLGMIDAEATRRQTALLEKVGLPTTLPAEIDPVEIESLMWRDKKVQHGQLRFVLPTRIGEVQLVDAPKQDDVVSAMR
- a CDS encoding glycosyltransferase family 9 protein is translated as MRVLLIRLSSLGDVLFATPAISALAERYPGVRIDFATYKRFGGALAHHPLVDRLLLLPKKQLSVAAKRGAVAEASRTLSAFISELRAERYDLIVDLHNVTDSALVARGARGERRVGNSRQPLSRLFSDRFDFDDRNETGREHSAFSNLRYLVEAGWLGKELLQTEPRLAFHTPESAKQNVDRFLYDHQLQGRELIGLNPGGSYEYKRWPASRFAEVGARLQAQTGMPLLLFGGPSEQEAVQRVASGIPGPVIDTSPLPFFEAFELISRLRLFVTNDSAPLHVACAAGTPTVGLYGPANFDKFYPLSPSARAVKVDVPCRPCQPKQGRACAHRDCFLQLTTARVVAACEDLLGGGVQRRAS